Proteins found in one Arthrobacter sp. U41 genomic segment:
- a CDS encoding ATP-dependent DNA helicase UvrD2 yields MLGGLDAEQREVASTLQGPVCVLAGAGTGKTRAITHRIAYGVHSGVYNPQRLLAVTFTARAAAEMRSRLRDLGVGNVQARTFHAAALRQLQFFWPQAVGGVLPNLLDHKAQMIAEAARRLRLSTDRASIRDLASEIEWAKVSMLTPANYLEKAQGRGTPGGFDLTAVARVFQSYEDVKTDRNVIDFEDVLLITVGILQEDPKVAATVREQYRHFVVDEYQDVSPLQQRLLELWLGGRDELCVVGDASQTIYSFTGASPKHLLGFKAQYPGATVVKLIRDYRSTPQVVKLANELLGGRRSGGPVADAAWATPLQLVAQRPPGPVPQFTECSDDEAEAATVAVKVRGLLETGTPASQIAVLFRTNGQSEAYEQALASAGIGYQLRGGERFFARKEVRDAILQLRAATRAVAETASPEPLGQLVRDIVASLGYTEAAPHSGGALRERWESLAALVALADELVISRGGHFSLADFVNELQERSLAQHAPTVQGVTLASLHAAKGLEWDAVFLVGLSEGLMPISFADSPESVDEERRLLYVGITRAREHLFLSWSSARTPGGRANRKPSRFLDGLRPDSVASSSVRGKGAAPRRKAAVPATCRVCGTMLSSGAERKVGRCNQCPPSYEEQTFDALRQWRKDIALEADVPAFVVFTDATLTAIAEARPESLEQLAKLPGVGPSKLEKYGEAVLAVLVESTTL; encoded by the coding sequence ATCCTCGGCGGTCTCGACGCCGAACAGCGCGAGGTCGCCAGCACCCTGCAGGGACCGGTTTGCGTCCTGGCCGGCGCCGGCACCGGCAAGACCCGCGCCATCACACACCGGATCGCCTACGGGGTGCACTCCGGCGTGTACAACCCGCAGCGGCTGCTGGCCGTCACCTTCACCGCGCGGGCAGCGGCTGAAATGCGCAGCCGCCTCCGCGACCTTGGCGTCGGCAACGTCCAGGCCCGCACCTTCCACGCCGCCGCGCTGCGCCAGCTCCAGTTCTTCTGGCCGCAGGCCGTCGGTGGCGTCCTGCCCAACCTGCTGGACCACAAGGCCCAGATGATTGCCGAGGCGGCCCGGCGGCTGCGTCTCAGCACGGACCGCGCCTCGATCCGCGACCTGGCCTCCGAAATCGAATGGGCCAAGGTATCCATGCTGACCCCGGCCAACTACCTGGAAAAAGCCCAGGGCCGCGGCACCCCGGGCGGCTTTGACCTGACCGCCGTCGCCCGGGTCTTCCAGTCCTACGAGGACGTCAAGACCGACCGGAACGTGATCGACTTCGAGGACGTGCTGCTGATCACCGTGGGCATCCTGCAGGAGGACCCGAAGGTCGCTGCCACGGTCCGCGAGCAGTACCGTCACTTCGTCGTCGACGAATACCAGGACGTTTCCCCGCTGCAGCAGCGGCTGCTGGAACTGTGGCTCGGCGGGCGCGACGAGCTGTGCGTCGTCGGCGACGCCAGCCAGACCATCTACTCCTTCACCGGCGCCTCGCCGAAGCACCTCCTCGGCTTCAAGGCACAATACCCCGGGGCCACCGTGGTCAAACTGATCCGCGACTACCGCTCCACCCCCCAGGTGGTGAAACTGGCCAACGAGCTGCTGGGCGGCCGGCGCAGCGGTGGCCCGGTCGCCGACGCCGCCTGGGCCACCCCCCTGCAACTCGTGGCGCAGCGTCCGCCCGGCCCGGTCCCGCAATTCACCGAATGCTCCGACGATGAGGCCGAGGCCGCAACGGTGGCGGTCAAGGTGCGCGGGCTCCTCGAGACCGGCACCCCGGCCAGCCAGATCGCCGTGCTGTTCCGCACCAACGGTCAGTCCGAGGCCTACGAGCAGGCCCTGGCCTCGGCGGGGATCGGTTACCAGCTGCGCGGCGGTGAACGGTTCTTCGCCCGCAAGGAAGTCCGCGACGCGATCCTGCAGCTGCGGGCGGCCACCCGGGCCGTCGCCGAAACCGCCAGTCCTGAGCCGCTGGGCCAGCTGGTCCGCGACATTGTCGCCTCGCTGGGCTACACGGAAGCCGCCCCGCACAGCGGCGGCGCGCTCCGGGAGCGCTGGGAATCGCTCGCGGCGCTCGTGGCGCTGGCCGACGAACTTGTGATCAGCCGCGGCGGGCATTTCAGCCTCGCGGACTTCGTCAATGAACTCCAGGAACGCTCCCTGGCCCAGCACGCCCCGACCGTCCAGGGTGTCACCCTTGCCTCGCTGCACGCGGCAAAGGGCCTCGAATGGGACGCCGTGTTCCTCGTCGGACTCAGCGAGGGGCTGATGCCGATCTCCTTCGCCGACAGCCCCGAATCCGTGGACGAGGAACGTCGGCTGCTGTACGTGGGGATCACCCGGGCCAGGGAACACCTGTTCCTTTCCTGGTCCAGCGCGCGGACCCCGGGCGGGCGCGCCAACCGGAAGCCCTCACGCTTCCTGGATGGCCTGCGGCCCGACTCCGTGGCCAGCTCCTCGGTCCGCGGCAAGGGAGCGGCGCCGCGCCGCAAGGCCGCCGTGCCGGCCACCTGCCGCGTCTGCGGCACGATGCTCTCGTCGGGCGCCGAGCGTAAAGTGGGCCGCTGCAACCAGTGCCCGCCCAGCTACGAGGAGCAGACTTTCGACGCGCTCCGGCAGTGGCGCAAGGACATCGCGCTCGAAGCCGACGTTCCCGCCTTTGTGGTCTTTACCGACGCCACACTAACCGCCATCGCCGAGGCCCGGCCCGAATCCCTCGAACAGCTCGCCAAACTTCCCGGGGTGGGACCGTCCAAACTGGAGAAGTACGGCGAAGCAGTGCTGGCTGTGCTGGTCGAAAGCACCACCCTCTGA
- the nudC gene encoding NAD(+) diphosphatase, whose translation MSLAESPAPNSQAPEGQARNSQPATGTPVPPHPGLAANHLMDTVLPVRPALIDRGSDARLKPGMLGELMTSGGARSMVLSGRQALVNGSSLVLLDAAELARHLRDTDYAPDQLIYLGSALPGSSLMAGTPLVLFLLPQQFEVQAEEFEAHIAGIPEGAQWAGFRDVAATLNPTDTAIFIEASAIANWHATHTHCPRCGASTVPEAGGWVRRCPSDGSEHYPRTDPAIIVTVVGPDGRLLLGGGGPLDARNYSTLAGFVEPGESLEQAVVREIGEEVGVRVTACQYLGSQSWPFPASLMLGFTATTADTEATPDGVEVTRARWFSRSELQEAVLSGEIVISSRLSIARALIEHWYGGRIRDRADSA comes from the coding sequence ATGAGTCTTGCGGAGTCACCGGCACCAAACAGCCAAGCCCCGGAGGGCCAAGCCCGGAACAGCCAGCCGGCGACGGGCACGCCGGTCCCCCCGCATCCCGGCCTCGCTGCCAACCACCTGATGGATACCGTGCTTCCGGTGCGGCCGGCCCTGATCGACCGCGGATCCGACGCGCGGCTGAAGCCCGGGATGCTGGGGGAGCTGATGACCTCCGGCGGGGCACGGTCCATGGTGCTGTCCGGCCGGCAGGCCCTCGTCAACGGCAGCAGCCTGGTGCTGCTGGACGCGGCCGAACTGGCCCGGCACCTGAGGGACACGGACTATGCCCCGGACCAGCTGATCTACCTCGGCTCAGCCCTGCCAGGCTCGAGCCTTATGGCCGGCACCCCCCTGGTGCTCTTCCTCCTGCCGCAGCAGTTCGAGGTCCAGGCCGAGGAATTCGAAGCCCACATTGCCGGCATCCCCGAGGGCGCGCAGTGGGCCGGGTTCCGTGACGTCGCGGCCACGCTGAACCCCACGGACACCGCCATCTTCATCGAGGCCAGCGCCATCGCCAACTGGCACGCCACCCATACCCACTGCCCCCGCTGCGGCGCCTCCACCGTGCCGGAGGCGGGAGGCTGGGTGCGCCGCTGCCCCTCGGACGGTTCAGAGCATTACCCGCGCACCGATCCGGCCATCATTGTCACGGTCGTGGGCCCGGACGGGCGGCTGCTGCTCGGCGGCGGCGGCCCGCTCGATGCCCGGAACTACTCGACCCTCGCCGGCTTCGTCGAGCCGGGGGAGTCACTGGAACAGGCCGTGGTCCGGGAGATCGGCGAGGAGGTCGGCGTGCGGGTCACGGCCTGCCAGTACCTCGGGTCCCAGTCCTGGCCGTTCCCGGCTTCCCTTATGCTCGGCTTCACAGCCACGACAGCGGACACCGAGGCCACTCCCGACGGCGTCGAAGTGACCCGGGCACGCTGGTTCAGCCGGAGCGAGCTGCAGGAAGCAGTGCTCAGCGGGGAGATCGTCATCTCCAGCAGGCTGTCCATCGCACGTGCCCTGATCGAGCACTGGTACGGCGGCCGTATCCGGGACCGCGCGGACAGCGCATGA
- a CDS encoding macrolide 2'-phosphotransferase — MRRKPIELAAVATAAVPGLTPTAVSSAPDDPADFDSALLLDSEGKRWRVRSPRHPEASARLETEFLVLRAFVPAIRAELPFLMPTVAGTVRQGELSTFVYSHLAGSTRSVEELGAASPAVAREIGAALAAIHDLPHSLVSNADLPSYTPNEFRQRRLNELDQAATTGKIPPLLLRRWEHALEDVSLWRFNPCVVHGDLHEDNLLVDGDRVTAVTGWTDLRIGDPADDMAWLVASNDQDFVDAVLAQYTSARRDVPDSHLLRRAALSAEFALAQYLVKGLAAGNQDMINEAESMLMALAEDVAEHGGQPISVEPLPQPSPAPAPASGPASGGVPQGTEPGPVPAVSKVSLLAPDSVSGLPAVPSSTAMPAVQVTPIPLEAVQEVRAADDTAGRTDIMADADRTEPAGNKVSSVSVTAIPDDGSGADVSSGEDTSTQSIAVIQAGATAPADLPADDTSTTALRVVGTQPR, encoded by the coding sequence GTGAGAAGAAAACCAATCGAACTGGCAGCTGTGGCAACCGCGGCAGTCCCCGGACTGACCCCGACCGCCGTCAGCTCTGCGCCCGACGATCCGGCAGACTTCGATTCGGCTCTGCTCCTGGATTCCGAGGGAAAGCGCTGGCGTGTCCGCTCGCCGCGCCACCCCGAGGCCAGTGCACGGCTGGAAACGGAATTCCTGGTGCTGCGTGCCTTCGTCCCTGCCATCCGGGCCGAGCTTCCCTTCCTGATGCCCACTGTTGCCGGCACCGTCCGGCAGGGCGAGCTGAGCACGTTCGTCTACTCCCACCTCGCCGGATCGACCCGGTCGGTCGAGGAACTCGGCGCCGCCTCCCCGGCCGTGGCCCGGGAAATCGGGGCGGCTCTCGCCGCCATCCATGACCTTCCCCACTCGCTGGTCAGCAACGCCGATCTGCCCAGTTACACCCCCAACGAGTTCCGCCAGCGCCGCCTCAACGAACTGGATCAGGCCGCGACCACCGGCAAGATTCCGCCGCTGCTGCTGCGCCGGTGGGAACACGCCCTTGAGGACGTCTCGCTCTGGCGGTTCAACCCGTGCGTGGTCCACGGGGACCTGCACGAGGACAACCTTTTGGTCGACGGCGACCGTGTGACCGCCGTGACCGGCTGGACCGATCTGCGCATCGGCGACCCCGCCGATGACATGGCCTGGCTGGTCGCGTCCAACGACCAGGACTTCGTGGACGCCGTGCTGGCGCAGTACACCTCTGCACGGCGCGACGTGCCCGATTCCCATCTTCTCCGGCGTGCCGCGCTCTCCGCCGAATTCGCCCTGGCGCAGTACCTCGTCAAGGGCCTCGCTGCCGGAAACCAGGACATGATCAATGAGGCCGAGTCCATGCTGATGGCACTGGCCGAGGATGTCGCGGAGCACGGCGGGCAGCCCATCAGCGTTGAACCGCTCCCCCAGCCGTCCCCTGCTCCCGCCCCCGCATCCGGCCCTGCATCCGGCGGGGTTCCGCAGGGCACGGAACCGGGACCTGTTCCGGCCGTCAGCAAGGTCTCCCTGCTCGCCCCGGACTCGGTCTCCGGGCTTCCCGCTGTTCCCTCCAGCACCGCGATGCCGGCTGTGCAGGTCACACCGATCCCCCTTGAAGCGGTTCAGGAGGTCAGGGCAGCCGATGACACGGCAGGCCGCACCGACATCATGGCTGACGCTGACCGCACTGAGCCTGCGGGCAACAAGGTTTCCAGTGTCTCCGTGACGGCGATCCCCGACGACGGATCGGGCGCCGACGTTTCCTCCGGCGAAGACACCTCAACCCAGTCGATCGCCGTCATCCAGGCAGGCGCGACGGCACCGGCGGACCTGCCGGCGGATGACACCTCGACGACCGCACTCAGGGTGGTCGGGACGCAACCCCGCTAA
- a CDS encoding ATP-dependent helicase — protein MSAETTSPASLPAALPAARFTPEELSAMLGEKNSPTAEQSHIISSPLSPRLVIAGAGSGKTATMADRVVWLVANGWVRPEEVLGVTFTRKAAGELATRIRAKLGALQRIAAADTQNQVFPAGLLSTDALEPKVSTYHSYASAIVSDYGLRLGVERDVVLLGGAQSFQLASEVVEAFDGEYEHFRSAKSTLVKAVIQLAGECAEHLQDPAGVRGWLLDRVAEFEALPYLATAKKNPSQAVGELSGLLRTRASVAEMVGRYADGKRARGALDFGDLVALAAGVANEIPVAAETERQRYKVVLLDEFQDTSHAQLVLFSRLFGGGHAVTAVGDPNQSIYGFRGASAGQLFHFVREFPVRLAAEDGAAAAERFAVAPTSYLTTAWRNGRNILSAANVISAPLSKAAAHTGPAGERDTAGGVEVPPLQPSPAAVQGRVVMGRFGTDEDEAAAIAGDVLKFRVTDFDGSAAEPEPPAMAVLCRRRAQMEVIRREFEVRGIPYEIVGLGGLLDTPEIVDLVATLRVLADPGRSDSLMRLLCGARWRIGPADLMALRDWSSFLARRRGRPGTTDDDAADDVADAAVIEGDLTDAASLVEAIDWLPREGWTSAHGRQLSPEGLQRLHRLSAELRQLRGFMGDDLTTLLGEVERAMLLDIEVAARPGVSIHQARRNLDAFQDAAAGFLHTSQRVDVLAFLAWLEAAAAEENGLDAAAPEVNHEAVQLLTVHASKGLEWDVVFVPGLNAGAFPSSRDSRWSSGSAALPWPLRGDRADLPQWDLEHPDQKGWLDAEKEFKSAVQVHGEAEERRLAYVAYTRAKHVLWVSSAAWVGARAGMAAMSPFLAELEVLAEDAAAAIHPLSVSEDALPEASPLTSELEVAGWPYDPLEGPRDPRTGARLRLVPGRRAAMQSAAERVLQSLGSGVLQDAGGPGAAAAGGATGTARRQLRGPAGGWAHEAATLLERRSRRSAVQEVHLPGHISASTLVDLEEDAGSVVARLRRPVPREPGMSARKGTAFHAWVEEYFGTAGMLDLGEAAGSDDHIDAAYGLDTMVETFRRSEWANRAPAHVEVPVETRIGDVVVRGRIDAVFRDADGGWDLVDWKTGRRPSAGQLKTKAVQLAVYRLAWARLKDIPVEQVRAAFYYVADNQVVRPHDLGSAERLEQIVAAALGTS, from the coding sequence ATGAGCGCCGAAACAACTTCTCCCGCCTCCCTGCCCGCCGCTCTCCCCGCCGCCCGGTTCACCCCTGAAGAGCTCTCCGCGATGCTGGGGGAGAAGAACAGCCCCACAGCCGAACAGTCGCACATCATTTCCTCGCCCCTGTCTCCCCGGCTTGTGATTGCCGGCGCCGGCTCGGGCAAGACCGCCACCATGGCCGACCGCGTGGTGTGGCTCGTCGCCAACGGCTGGGTCCGGCCGGAGGAAGTGCTCGGCGTGACGTTCACGCGGAAGGCCGCCGGGGAGCTGGCCACCCGCATCCGCGCCAAGCTGGGCGCGCTGCAGCGCATCGCCGCGGCCGACACGCAGAACCAGGTGTTCCCGGCCGGACTGCTCAGCACCGACGCGCTCGAACCCAAGGTCTCCACCTACCACTCCTACGCCAGCGCCATCGTGTCCGACTACGGTCTCCGGCTCGGCGTCGAACGCGACGTCGTGCTGCTCGGCGGCGCCCAGTCCTTCCAGCTGGCGAGCGAGGTCGTGGAAGCCTTCGACGGCGAGTACGAGCACTTTCGCTCCGCCAAGTCCACCCTGGTCAAGGCCGTCATCCAGCTCGCCGGCGAGTGCGCTGAACACCTCCAGGACCCGGCCGGAGTCCGCGGCTGGCTGCTGGACCGGGTGGCCGAGTTCGAGGCGCTGCCCTACCTCGCCACCGCCAAAAAGAACCCCAGCCAGGCGGTGGGCGAGCTCAGCGGCCTGCTCCGCACCCGGGCCAGCGTCGCGGAAATGGTGGGACGCTACGCGGACGGCAAGCGCGCCCGCGGCGCCCTCGACTTCGGCGACCTTGTGGCCCTCGCCGCCGGCGTCGCCAACGAGATCCCGGTCGCCGCGGAAACCGAACGCCAGCGCTACAAGGTGGTGCTGCTGGACGAATTCCAGGACACCTCGCACGCCCAGCTGGTCCTCTTCTCCCGCCTGTTCGGCGGCGGCCACGCGGTCACCGCGGTGGGGGACCCCAACCAGTCCATCTACGGCTTCCGCGGCGCCTCCGCCGGCCAGCTCTTCCACTTCGTCCGCGAATTCCCGGTGCGGCTCGCGGCCGAGGATGGCGCTGCCGCCGCTGAGCGCTTTGCCGTGGCTCCGACCTCGTACCTCACCACGGCGTGGCGTAACGGCCGGAACATCCTCTCCGCCGCCAACGTCATTTCAGCACCCCTCAGCAAAGCCGCAGCCCACACCGGCCCCGCCGGCGAACGGGACACCGCCGGAGGCGTCGAGGTTCCGCCGCTGCAGCCCAGCCCGGCCGCGGTCCAGGGCCGCGTGGTGATGGGCCGCTTTGGCACCGATGAGGACGAGGCCGCCGCGATCGCCGGCGACGTTCTGAAGTTCCGGGTGACCGACTTTGACGGGTCGGCGGCGGAGCCTGAGCCTCCCGCCATGGCGGTGCTGTGCCGCCGGCGTGCCCAGATGGAAGTCATCCGCCGCGAATTCGAGGTGCGCGGGATCCCCTACGAAATCGTCGGCCTCGGCGGTCTCCTGGACACTCCCGAGATCGTCGACCTGGTGGCGACCCTTCGGGTCCTGGCCGATCCGGGCCGCTCGGATTCGCTGATGCGCCTGCTCTGCGGGGCGCGCTGGCGGATCGGGCCCGCGGACCTGATGGCCCTGCGGGACTGGTCCAGTTTCCTCGCCCGGCGCCGTGGCCGCCCCGGCACAACGGACGACGATGCCGCCGACGACGTCGCGGATGCTGCGGTGATCGAGGGCGACCTCACGGACGCCGCCAGCCTGGTCGAAGCCATCGACTGGCTGCCGCGCGAAGGCTGGACCTCCGCGCACGGACGCCAGCTCAGCCCCGAGGGGCTGCAGCGGCTCCACCGGCTCTCGGCGGAACTCCGGCAACTGCGCGGCTTCATGGGCGACGACCTCACCACCCTGCTCGGCGAGGTGGAGCGGGCCATGCTTCTCGATATCGAAGTCGCCGCACGGCCCGGGGTCAGCATCCACCAGGCCCGCCGCAACCTGGACGCCTTCCAGGACGCCGCCGCCGGGTTCCTGCACACTTCCCAACGGGTGGACGTTCTCGCCTTCCTGGCCTGGCTCGAGGCCGCGGCTGCCGAGGAGAACGGCCTGGACGCCGCCGCACCCGAAGTGAACCATGAAGCGGTGCAGCTGCTGACCGTGCACGCCTCCAAAGGCCTGGAGTGGGATGTTGTGTTTGTGCCCGGGCTCAACGCCGGAGCCTTCCCCAGCAGCCGGGACTCCCGCTGGAGCAGCGGCAGCGCCGCACTGCCGTGGCCGCTGCGCGGGGACCGCGCGGACCTGCCGCAATGGGACCTCGAACACCCTGACCAAAAAGGCTGGCTCGACGCCGAGAAGGAGTTCAAGTCCGCCGTCCAGGTCCACGGCGAGGCCGAAGAGCGGCGGCTGGCGTATGTGGCTTACACCCGGGCGAAACACGTGTTGTGGGTTTCCAGCGCCGCCTGGGTGGGCGCACGCGCCGGTATGGCTGCCATGTCGCCTTTCCTGGCCGAACTGGAGGTGCTCGCTGAGGACGCCGCCGCCGCGATCCACCCTTTGTCGGTGAGTGAGGACGCGCTGCCGGAGGCGAGCCCGCTGACCTCGGAACTTGAGGTCGCCGGGTGGCCGTACGACCCGCTGGAGGGGCCACGCGACCCGCGCACCGGAGCCCGGCTGCGGCTGGTGCCGGGGCGGCGGGCGGCCATGCAGTCTGCCGCGGAACGGGTGCTGCAGTCCTTGGGCTCCGGCGTGCTGCAGGATGCGGGCGGGCCGGGCGCCGCCGCTGCTGGGGGCGCCACCGGCACGGCAAGACGCCAGTTGCGCGGCCCGGCCGGCGGCTGGGCGCACGAGGCCGCGACCCTGCTGGAACGCCGCTCCCGCCGGAGTGCGGTGCAGGAGGTGCACCTGCCGGGCCACATCTCCGCGTCAACCCTGGTGGATCTGGAGGAGGACGCCGGCTCCGTCGTCGCCCGGCTGCGGCGGCCCGTCCCGCGGGAACCGGGGATGTCCGCCCGTAAAGGCACCGCTTTCCACGCCTGGGTGGAGGAGTACTTCGGTACCGCGGGCATGCTGGACCTCGGCGAGGCGGCGGGCTCCGATGACCACATCGACGCGGCCTACGGCCTCGACACCATGGTGGAAACCTTCCGCCGGTCGGAATGGGCCAACCGCGCCCCGGCCCATGTTGAGGTACCGGTGGAGACCCGGATTGGCGACGTTGTGGTCCGGGGCCGGATCGACGCTGTCTTCCGCGACGCCGACGGCGGCTGGGACCTGGTGGACTGGAAGACCGGCCGCCGGCCCTCCGCCGGCCAGCTGAAGACCAAGGCCGTCCAGCTGGCCGTCTACCGGCTGGCCTGGGCCCGGCTCAAGGACATCCCGGTGGAGCAGGTCCGGGCTGCGTTCTACTACGTGGCGGACAACCAGGTGGTCCGGCCGCATGACCTGGGCTCGGCGGAACGGCTCGAGCAGATTGTCGCCGCGGCCCTGGGGACGAGTTAG